Proteins from a genomic interval of Thunnus thynnus chromosome 5, fThuThy2.1, whole genome shotgun sequence:
- the siah1 gene encoding E3 ubiquitin-protein ligase Siah1 isoform X2, with protein sequence MDEEMSRQTATALPTGTSKCPPSQRVPTLSGTTASNSDLASLFECPVCFDYVLPPILQCQSGHLVCSNCRPKLTCCPTCRGPLGSIRNLAMEKVANSVLFPCKYASSGCEVTLPHTDKTEHEELCEFRPYSCPCPGASCKWQGSLDAVMPHLMHQHKSITTLQGEDIVFLATDINLPGAVDWVMMQSCFGFHFMLVLEKQEKYDGHQQFFAIVQLIGTRKQAENFAYRLELNGHRRRLTWEATPRSIHEGIATAIMNSDCLVFDTSIAQLFAENGNLGINVTISMC encoded by the exons ATGGACGAAG AAATGAGTCGCCAGACTGCCACCGCGCTGCCCACAGGAACCTCCAAGTGCCCCCCCTCCCAGCGCGTGCCCACCCTGTCAGGCACCACTGCCTCCAACAGTGACCTGGCCAGCCTGTTCGAGTGCCCCGTCTGCTTCGACTATGTCCTACCCCCCATCCTGCAATGCCAGTCTGGACACCTG GTATGCTCCAACTGTCGGCCCAAGCTCACCTGCTGCCCCACCTGCCGAGGTCCCCTGGGCTCCATCAGGAACCTGGCCATGGAGAAGGTGGCCAACTCTGTCCTCTTCCCCTGCAAGTACGCCTCATCGGGCTGCGAAGTCACCCTGCCTCACACCGACAAGACGGAGCACGAAGAGCTGTGCGAGTTCCGGCCGTACTCCTGCCCCTGCCCAGGCGCATCCTGCAAGTGGCAGGGCTCTCTGGACGCCGTCATGCCTCACCTGATGCACCAGCACAAGTCCATCACCACGCTGCAG GGGGAGGACATCGTGTTCCTGGCCACAGACATCAACCTGCCGGGCGCGGTGGACTGGGTAATGATGCAGTCATGCTTCGGCTTCCACTTCATGCTGGTGCTGGAGAAGCAGGAGAAGTACGACGGCCACCAGCAGTTCTTTGCCATCGTGCAGCTCATTGGGACTCGCAAGCAAGCCGAGAACTTCGCTTACCGGCTGGAGCTGAACGGCCACCGGCGCCGCCTGACCTGGGAGGCCACGCCGCGCTCCATCCACGAGGGCATCGCTACGGCCATCATGAACAGCGACTGCCTGGTGTTCGACACGTCCATCGCACAGCTGTTCGCCGAGAACGGCAACCTGGGCATCAACGTCACCATCTCCATGTGCTAA
- the siah1 gene encoding E3 ubiquitin-protein ligase Siah1 isoform X3 has translation MSRQTATALPTGTSKCPPSQRVPTLSGTTASNSDLASLFECPVCFDYVLPPILQCQSGHLVCSNCRPKLTCCPTCRGPLGSIRNLAMEKVANSVLFPCKYASSGCEVTLPHTDKTEHEELCEFRPYSCPCPGASCKWQGSLDAVMPHLMHQHKSITTLQGEDIVFLATDINLPGAVDWVMMQSCFGFHFMLVLEKQEKYDGHQQFFAIVQLIGTRKQAENFAYRLELNGHRRRLTWEATPRSIHEGIATAIMNSDCLVFDTSIAQLFAENGNLGINVTISMC, from the exons ATGAGTCGCCAGACTGCCACCGCGCTGCCCACAGGAACCTCCAAGTGCCCCCCCTCCCAGCGCGTGCCCACCCTGTCAGGCACCACTGCCTCCAACAGTGACCTGGCCAGCCTGTTCGAGTGCCCCGTCTGCTTCGACTATGTCCTACCCCCCATCCTGCAATGCCAGTCTGGACACCTG GTATGCTCCAACTGTCGGCCCAAGCTCACCTGCTGCCCCACCTGCCGAGGTCCCCTGGGCTCCATCAGGAACCTGGCCATGGAGAAGGTGGCCAACTCTGTCCTCTTCCCCTGCAAGTACGCCTCATCGGGCTGCGAAGTCACCCTGCCTCACACCGACAAGACGGAGCACGAAGAGCTGTGCGAGTTCCGGCCGTACTCCTGCCCCTGCCCAGGCGCATCCTGCAAGTGGCAGGGCTCTCTGGACGCCGTCATGCCTCACCTGATGCACCAGCACAAGTCCATCACCACGCTGCAG GGGGAGGACATCGTGTTCCTGGCCACAGACATCAACCTGCCGGGCGCGGTGGACTGGGTAATGATGCAGTCATGCTTCGGCTTCCACTTCATGCTGGTGCTGGAGAAGCAGGAGAAGTACGACGGCCACCAGCAGTTCTTTGCCATCGTGCAGCTCATTGGGACTCGCAAGCAAGCCGAGAACTTCGCTTACCGGCTGGAGCTGAACGGCCACCGGCGCCGCCTGACCTGGGAGGCCACGCCGCGCTCCATCCACGAGGGCATCGCTACGGCCATCATGAACAGCGACTGCCTGGTGTTCGACACGTCCATCGCACAGCTGTTCGCCGAGAACGGCAACCTGGGCATCAACGTCACCATCTCCATGTGCTAA
- the siah1 gene encoding E3 ubiquitin-protein ligase Siah1 isoform X1, with the protein MSLVQVKSKPASVALHAPPWNSLFRLFSCVASRSVHRPEEVPTFQEKTKALFGNLMDEEMSRQTATALPTGTSKCPPSQRVPTLSGTTASNSDLASLFECPVCFDYVLPPILQCQSGHLVCSNCRPKLTCCPTCRGPLGSIRNLAMEKVANSVLFPCKYASSGCEVTLPHTDKTEHEELCEFRPYSCPCPGASCKWQGSLDAVMPHLMHQHKSITTLQGEDIVFLATDINLPGAVDWVMMQSCFGFHFMLVLEKQEKYDGHQQFFAIVQLIGTRKQAENFAYRLELNGHRRRLTWEATPRSIHEGIATAIMNSDCLVFDTSIAQLFAENGNLGINVTISMC; encoded by the exons ATGTCTCTGGTCCAAGTGAAATCGAAGCCGGCTAGCGTAGCACTGCATGCTCCACCCTGGAACTCCTTGTTCAGACTCTTCTCATGTGTAGCCTCAAGGAGCGTGCACAGGCCTGAAG aGGTCCCCACATTTCAAGAGAAGACGAAAGCCTTATTTGGAAATCTTATGGACGAAG AAATGAGTCGCCAGACTGCCACCGCGCTGCCCACAGGAACCTCCAAGTGCCCCCCCTCCCAGCGCGTGCCCACCCTGTCAGGCACCACTGCCTCCAACAGTGACCTGGCCAGCCTGTTCGAGTGCCCCGTCTGCTTCGACTATGTCCTACCCCCCATCCTGCAATGCCAGTCTGGACACCTG GTATGCTCCAACTGTCGGCCCAAGCTCACCTGCTGCCCCACCTGCCGAGGTCCCCTGGGCTCCATCAGGAACCTGGCCATGGAGAAGGTGGCCAACTCTGTCCTCTTCCCCTGCAAGTACGCCTCATCGGGCTGCGAAGTCACCCTGCCTCACACCGACAAGACGGAGCACGAAGAGCTGTGCGAGTTCCGGCCGTACTCCTGCCCCTGCCCAGGCGCATCCTGCAAGTGGCAGGGCTCTCTGGACGCCGTCATGCCTCACCTGATGCACCAGCACAAGTCCATCACCACGCTGCAG GGGGAGGACATCGTGTTCCTGGCCACAGACATCAACCTGCCGGGCGCGGTGGACTGGGTAATGATGCAGTCATGCTTCGGCTTCCACTTCATGCTGGTGCTGGAGAAGCAGGAGAAGTACGACGGCCACCAGCAGTTCTTTGCCATCGTGCAGCTCATTGGGACTCGCAAGCAAGCCGAGAACTTCGCTTACCGGCTGGAGCTGAACGGCCACCGGCGCCGCCTGACCTGGGAGGCCACGCCGCGCTCCATCCACGAGGGCATCGCTACGGCCATCATGAACAGCGACTGCCTGGTGTTCGACACGTCCATCGCACAGCTGTTCGCCGAGAACGGCAACCTGGGCATCAACGTCACCATCTCCATGTGCTAA